cagcctggccttgaacactgccagggatggagcactcacaacctccctgggcaacccattccagtgcctcaccaccctaacaggaaagaatttcctccttagatccaatctaaacttcccctgtttcagtttgaacccgttaccccttgtcctgtcactacagtccctgacaaagagtccccagcatccctataggctaaTCCTGATGGTTCCTGACCCAGTGAGGGTCCTGGCTTTCAGTGAGTGGTCTTGCAGCAAGAAAAGAAGCTGGCAAGAGCAGGAGCTCAACCCCCAGCCTGGTTGAGCTTATTGTGACCTCTAAGTACTCATTAATTGAACTTGCTCCGGGTGGTTTGTAGCTCCATGGGGCAGACGGTGGAGCTTTATTAGGATGCACCATGTGCTTCCCAACCCTTTTTCCTGTAAATCCTGGCAGCTTCACCAACCCAATCagtgtaaataaataatatcCTGAGCATCACAAGCTGCACTGAAGCTGCTCGATGGTCTTATGgttctcctgagagctgcaAGCCTGCGGTTTAAAGCTGCTGCTCATCAGAAACACAGAGCTGGGGATCTGGCAGAACTGGAAATCAATGGCCAGCATCTGGCATGGTGGCAGGAGCTGGTATTTGGTGACACTACGCTGGTATTTGGGGGCAAACCCAGTCATCCAGGTCTGAGTATCGGTTTGCATTTGTCCTTTGCCCTTTGCTTTCCCTCAACCGCAGCCAAAAGTCATTTCACCATCAGTCACGGGATCCCTGCATACTGTTGCTCCAAACCTGCTTGTCCTTCCCTGCAGAACAAGCAGTGCCCCAGCACGGGATGTCCCCAGTGCTTTTAATCTGTTAAATGCCTCCCCAGGAGAACCAGGGTAATATTGGAGagtgcaggagcagggggagagctgCCCACGGTCCGTTATTGCTCATTGCTCACTGTCACACTGGGGAATgaggaaaagctgctgggtttcGAGGTTGCAGCCTGGCAGGAAGGAGTTAAGGGAGAGGTGAAATATTAAGCGGAAGCTAAAAGGCATGGCGAGAAGGGCAGGATCCCAGGAAGGCTTTTCTGGGGAGGGAAATAAGAGCTGTCACCTGGAAGGGCTCCAACTGCCCGGCTCCCATCCAGCCAACGTtgtcctctgctccccagcacccagcctaTTGTGGCAGGGATAATGAAGGGCATGGAGCCAGGATGCTGATGGGGACAAGAGGCTTTTGCAGCTTGCAAAGGGGCTGGGCTGCTCTGGGGAAGCAGCCATGacttgggttttgctgggggAGAAGTAGAAATGTGTTGGAGTATGTGTGAACCCATCTTGTTGAGCTTGCTGCTCTGATTGCTGGCTGTGGAGATAGCTGAATAACAAGGAGATAATAGTGAAGAGGATTTTGACTCACAAGGTTTACCAGCCCAAACATCCCAGCATAGAGAGATGCTGAGATACAGGAGGCTGCATCCCTGGGACATCTTAGGTGGGATGGTCCCCCTGGGGTAGGAAGAGGTGGGTGGAAGAGGCTGGACCACGGCAGTTTGAAGCACAGGGAGAGGCTGCATCACCCACATGCTACAGCTACTGAGCAAACCTCAGAGGCTGGGTTCATTAACACAGCCCCCCAAGCTTTCCTGATACGGGTGGATGCCACAGACCTCCATAGGAAGCCCTGAAGGCAGAAACATGAGGCCTCTACACAGTGATGAGAGAATACTTTTGGGAGAACTATAAGAGAACATTAACCTAAGCTCTCCTAAATCACTGTGGGCAGCAGGGTGCAAATGATGATACCAtgggctgctccagcaccaTCTCTTATCTCCAGGTGCTTCAAGCGCATCCATGACATCATGCTCATGAACCACTGCCACCAAGGAAGCAAGTTCAGGAGGGTTTTATCCATCTGGGAGCTGGTTTTACCTGTCTGGGGCTGAAAGATAATGGATGACAAACCTTTTGAGGGGAAGGAAATGCAATTACCTGAAGTAGGCTTTTGGCAGGACATGGAGACAGCAGAGTGACATCGGTGAAACCCAGGGAAAAGGGGATAAAAGACCAGCTGCTCACATCCAGGGCCTTGGTCTGCTTTTGGTTGCCTCCTCAGAGATGTTGTTCGTGCAGTAATTAGCGATGTAAAACATGCGTCAGCCTCTTTGTTCCCATTAGACTTGGCTACGGTTTGAAGTGATGCACAACAGTAGCCGTGGTTAATTTTACCCAATGTtcactttaatttcatttaagaCCAGCTGTCTATAAATCTATAGTGCCTATTTACATCAcgtacatataaatatatatagaatTCTGTGCTGAGAAGATAAATCtgtgcctggagaagagaaactgcatggagacctcagagcagcttccagtgtctgaagggggctgcaaggatgctggagaaggattcttcatcagggactgcagtgatgggacaaggggtgatgggttcagactgaaacaggggaagctcaggctggagataaggcagaagctcttccctgtgagggtgctgaggcgctggcacagggtgcccagagaagctgtggctgccccatccctggcagtgctcaaggccaggttggacacaggggcttggagcaagctgctccagtggaaggtgcccctgcccatggcaggggttggagctggaggagctttaaggtcccttccgacacaaaccaggctgggattctacgTAACAGATAACAAGGCACTGGTAGGAGCAGGGCGTCCCAGCCTCCAGCCCTGGGGTGATGTGTACAGTCAAGCCTAAAGGCTCAGGGGTGGCTTGATGCCAATGGTGTGATATCACCTTAGTGATCAAACCTCCCTCTACGTTCCTCTACCCTAAAATCCCCTGTGTGTTGTGTGTCCAGGTCAATATTAACCACCCAGGCAGTGCACAGCCGGCAGCCTGTAGCAAGCTGTGGCTTATTTGCATCCAAGCAAGCACACCTATGTTTAAATACCTCTAAGCAAACAAGTCCACCCAGCTCCGGCTTTGCTCTTCTTTGTGTCTTCAAGGCTGGGTTTACTGGCAGTATCCAAGGGCAGTTTGTCTGCTTGCTTACAGGGCCTGGAAGGATGCGTGCTTGGTTGTATGCGTGGGTAACATTGCCCTGGTAGTGTTGGTCCCATGCTACATGGTCCAATGTGGGTGGGTGGCTTCTTCTACCATCTTTCACCATCATATCATGCCTAAGCCACCACCACTGCTGCATGGATCCCTCAAACTTGTGTTTGTGGCATCCCTCCTTCTGGCAGCATCAGGACGGCTGGGAGGAGGCTGCCGTGGGGTGACGGGAagggctgcagctccttggtcCCAAAGCGTGGAGAGATATGGTCAGCTAAGAAGCGTATGTGGAAGTGCCGGCCAACACAGTGAACCAAGCTGCCCACTACAGCGCACTGGAAGCCACCGGGGTTGGCCATGGTGTAGGTGGCACATTCATACCATAGCTTGGCCTTGGCACTGCAGCGGTAGACACCAATGCCTGTGCCACGGTGGAGGTCAAAGCGGTAGATGAAGCCGTTGGTGCTCACCATCTCGGCTGTCCTGTTCTTGCCACCGCTGGCCGGGCTGACCCTCCAGCTGTCCGAGCGGGCGGTGTATCGCAGCAGCACATAGCGCAAGGTGCCTCCTGTCACATAGATCTCCCCATCACACACTGTGGCCGTGTGGGCCACAGCAAAGGTATCATGAGGAAGGGGTGCGGTGAAGGTCCAGCGGTCCTGCCGAGGGTCGTAACGCTCTACTGTGTAGAGACATTCACCACCAATGGCATAGAGGTGGCCATCCAAGGCCACGAGCTTGCAGTGCGGCCGTGCTTGGTTCAAGGGGCAGATCTCCCTCCAGATGTTGGTCAGGGGGTCATAGCAGAAGACACGGTTGGAAGGTCTCCGCGTCCAGCCCATGCCCTTGCAGCCGGCCACCACGAAGAGGTAATTGAACATGCTGCACATAGCACACCCCTGGGAGACCACCTCTGGTGGCATGTGGCACAGGTGATGCCAGCAGTCCCCCCCATCATCATAGCAGCAGAGACGGCTGGTGTGGAGGCTGGGCTCCTGCAGGTTGACATCTGCCACGACCATGCGCATCTTGCCCTTCATCCTCCGCCGCAGGATGAGGTCCCGCTCGCCGGCGTTGAGATGGCTGTAGATGGACGGTGTCCTCAGCACCTGCAGGTAGTTGTCACTCATCACCTTGTAGGCAGCTTCCTGGAGGTGGTGGAGCTTCTGCGCCTTGGCTGTGCACAGAACCTCGTAGCAGTTCCCCAGGTCCAGGTGGGTGGATGGTGGCATTTGGTCAGCACTGGCCaccagccctgggcaggggctTGCAGAGCATGTGTCAGCTGGTGCTGCGACCACAAACCCCTCCATGCGCAGCTGGAGGTGGGGGCTCTCTGCTATGTGGAGGATGCTGTTCTTGCGGCCAGGAGACGGTGGCTCAGGATGGGGTTCCAAGCTCCCTGAAGATGCTGGAACTATGGAAGAAGTGGTGGGATCCCGCATTGCCAAAGTTGGGTCTGGCTGCTGTATCTCTTCATTGACTCgctctgagctgcagcactgggatgtTCGCAGAGGGATGTAGGGGGAAGACCTCCTCTTTGACACCGACTGGGAGATGGACTGGGCGTAGTAGTCATAGACTTTACCTTTTAGGCCAGGGACTGGCTGCCGGGCCCCGTCCTTTGCCCGCTGCTCAGTGATGAACCCCTCCTCTACCTGGATCTTCGCAACCGAGGAGAAAGAGTAGGAGGTGTCTGACCCTATGCTGCTCGTCGTCATCGTTAACGCCAGGTCTGAGGTGACACTGAGGGTCTGGGTCATCCCCCTGTGCTCCTCAACCTCCTGGCTCATGCCTCCACCAGCCAAATCCTGCTCCATGCTTTGGGCAAGGCTGTTACCATCATCAGCAGCAGTCCTGGGGGAGAGCCCTGTGCTGGGAGCGAGCGTGTCCTTCTCCCCAGAGCTGCTCAGGGTTTCAGATGCATCCCCTGACTCATAACAGCTCAGCTCACTTCCCAGCTCACTTCCTGACTCACTTCCTGGCTCTTTTCCCACCTCACTTCCCAGCTTGCTTCCCACCTCACTTCCCAGTTTGTTTCCTGCCTCACTTCCTGTTTTTTTTGCCAGCTCACTTCCAAGATCACTTCCAGGCTCAATTCCTGCCTCACCTCCCAGCTCCCTTGCCCTCCTGCCCATCCCCACTTTCTTGCCAGTCAGCCCCAGTTCAGAAAccatctcctcttcctcctcaccctTCGGCAGGCTCCAATCCCACTGGGAAGGCGTGCTCAGTGTCCCAGTGCCGCTCACATGTGCATCCCCACCACCCCTCCTCACCTCCTCACCAAACGCCCTCCTCCGCCGCAGTCCCACCGCATCGAccccgtccccatccccatccccatcccgggcAGCATTTTCCCTGTGCTCTTCATTGGCCCTTGGGATTTTACCCCCAGCAATCCAACGGGACTTATAGAACCTGTACGCCAGCGTCAGGAGGAGCAGAGCGGAGAGGACCAGCTTGCCGGCCAGCGGCATGTCGAAATGCCAGGACAGGGTTACCCGCTGGGGCATTTTTCCATGCCAGGAATGCGGAGAAGCCGATTAATGATTGTCGAGCGAGCCCGGAGCGCGGAGCTGAAGGTCTGGGGCAAGGTGACTTTGAGCGGACAAAGCTGGCAGGAGGCTTCTGGACAAGCTTTGCATGTTTGGGATGGGCTGGGCTCCGGGGAGAAGGTGCAGCCCGGAGCTGGTGGCACAGAGCCGGCTTTATTAGGCTGGTAAACAGGCTCAGACGGAAGCAAAAGGAAGCACGAAGGGAGGAAACGAATCCCCTGTGAGCAGCCCGGTGGTGCTGCCTGCTCGGTTCTTCGGCTATTGAGAAGCAAACATgcaatgaaaggagaaaagaagccGTTTTGTCTGGGAAAGGTCTCTCATCCCTGAATGCAGGtgtgggaaagggagggagaagcagCCAGGTGCTGGGTAGACCTTTGCTCTGACACCCAGCAGCTGCGGGTGACTAATTCAGTAGCCTTTGTTTGCGGCGTGTTAGCAAATGAAGGGTGACAGGAAATAGCCTGAAAGCTTCTGGGGTCTCTTCAAGGCCAACGTGGAAGTGGCAGGAGAATTAAGAgctggtggaaaaggacctgggggttttgggggggggggggggagaatcCATCACTGGAGAAGAAATCAAAGCAGGAGTTAAACTGCAGCTGCTAGCTGCCACATTTAGAGACCTGCATCCGTATGCATGGGGAGAGGGATGAACTAAGGAAAGTAAATGAAAACGTTGGGACCAGGAAGGAATCTGGGGTGGGAGGGATTGGAGTTGTCATTTTGAAGTGATGCGTTGCTGCGTGGGGGGTGTCCACAGGGACTGGAGTCActgtggggaaactgaggcacagagcgTGCCAGGCAGTGCCACATTTGCTTCTCTCTCCCCCCGGAAGGATGTCAGGGATGTGTCTGGTCCTGTTCTGAATTTCCAAGACGCAGGGGAATTATTGTCCCCATCGTCCCTGAGGCAGCCGGGTCCCAGTGCTTGGTTtgcagcaggggaaggagagaggagggagccTTGGGAATGGCATCTTGCTGTAACTGCTGCTAAGTGAGCTGAATTCTAAGGGATAGAATGAATTTCCTTTCCCCTGAGGGCAATGTCTTACATGCTGAGAGATGCAGAAAGCAATGAGGCCCTGCGAGGGCCCAAATGTAGCTGGGGATGGGCAGCTGCTCCTGTTCGTATGCAGGGACTCACTAGCTTTGCCTTGATCCAGTGGGATTTGCCAGGGAAATGAATCCAGGTGATGCTAAAACAACTCATTGTACGTGGTGTAGGTGTGGTGGGTCCCTGCTGCATGGGTCATGGGCATATGTGGTAGGAGGTCTTGCCATGGGTCTTTAATAGGGGGGTCTTTAGGGTCTTTATGCATGGTGAGCTCATACCTGGTGTTCACAGCCTCCCAGACCACctccagggcagcagctcctctccaCCAGCCATTGCATGAGGGCAGGCACTGCCTTTTGTGATGGGGGGAGCATCTGGACCTCCTTGGAGCACATTCCCCACCATCACCAGCACCTGCAGTGGCTGAAATGCTGAATTTCACCTCGTGGCTTTGCACGGGGTGCCAAAGGGGATGGGAGTGGTTGTATATCTGCTGCTAGACTTGTTGAGGATGCTCATTAGGTGGAGGACCATGTGCTATCAATGTCACATCtctgtatatgtatttatatatgtatacagaAAGGATGGAAAGGGAGCAGAGGGGTGACTCCTCATGCTGGGTCGGCAGTCAGGGACCCCTGTGCTCATCCCTGCTGTGAATGGGGAGAGCCCACCAGTGGCTTTTAGGGGGACGTTGGGGAAGTTCCCACCTTGTATGGGTGCAGTGTGGGGAAATGCAGCAATGAAGAGACTGGGGGAATGAGGATATTTAGATTAAGAACTGGACTTTGGAATGCATGCTTTGCATGAGCTTGCTCCAGGAGCCAAAGCAGGACCAGCCCAAACCTCCTCACCTGCTTCACTCCATCATCTTTGGGATGGGGACCCAAAATCTATCACTTTGGTGTGGCCAAGACCTCATGGGAAGTGGTATCCTATCATCCTGCAAACCCAGAGGGGCCTGAAGCCAGGCTGGAGCTGAGGTAACTGGGATATGCATCAAGGCTGGTCATGTGTTTGAGGCTCAGGGAACTGGTGATGGGTCTGGGCACCCAAGTGGGGCAGTGACCCCTGGGTGTCTTCATCTCTCACTGTTGCAGGTGCCTGCTTTAACCTGCAGGTAGATCTGTAAAGATCCCTGCGTTCCTAAGCTGGGAAGGGTGAATTATGCATGTACTTGGTGGTCCTATGAACATGGCCATAGCAGTAACTGTGCCCAGTACGGAggcaagggaggcagggaaagCACTGAGCAAAGCCCACTGCTGCTCCCATCAGTATTTCCAGCCCCACTGAATGGGAGCATCCCTGGATTTGTGTCCCCCACATCCCAAAGGCTTGGGGACTTGGATGAGCCACATCCTTGAGGGAAGCAGGGCTGGGTTACCAAAACCCTGAGTCTGATGCATGCCCGGCTTATCCTTGTCATTTTATAGACCTTGTGAGGATGACACATGGAGCACAGGGAGGGATGAGGGTGTTTCCAGCAGGCAGCTTGCTGTGGTTGCTGTTGCCTTCACATATGGCAGGATGGGGGGACCAGAGCCTGACTGCTGAGCTTGAGCTGTGGGAGTTGATGTCGGGAAGGAGGATCCCCATGTCTGACGTATAAATGTGTGCCTTGAGGTGAGGAGCTTGAGCAGCCGCGtagggagcaggggctgcatctcagagcagcagtgaTGTCTCGTCACTTGTG
Above is a genomic segment from Lathamus discolor isolate bLatDis1 chromosome 16, bLatDis1.hap1, whole genome shotgun sequence containing:
- the KLHDC7A gene encoding kelch domain-containing protein 7A; the encoded protein is MPQRVTLSWHFDMPLAGKLVLSALLLLTLAYRFYKSRWIAGGKIPRANEEHRENAARDGDGDGDGVDAVGLRRRRAFGEEVRRGGGDAHVSGTGTLSTPSQWDWSLPKGEEEEEMVSELGLTGKKVGMGRRARELGGEAGIEPGSDLGSELAKKTGSEAGNKLGSEVGSKLGSEVGKEPGSESGSELGSELSCYESGDASETLSSSGEKDTLAPSTGLSPRTAADDGNSLAQSMEQDLAGGGMSQEVEEHRGMTQTLSVTSDLALTMTTSSIGSDTSYSFSSVAKIQVEEGFITEQRAKDGARQPVPGLKGKVYDYYAQSISQSVSKRRSSPYIPLRTSQCCSSERVNEEIQQPDPTLAMRDPTTSSIVPASSGSLEPHPEPPSPGRKNSILHIAESPHLQLRMEGFVVAAPADTCSASPCPGLVASADQMPPSTHLDLGNCYEVLCTAKAQKLHHLQEAAYKVMSDNYLQVLRTPSIYSHLNAGERDLILRRRMKGKMRMVVADVNLQEPSLHTSRLCCYDDGGDCWHHLCHMPPEVVSQGCAMCSMFNYLFVVAGCKGMGWTRRPSNRVFCYDPLTNIWREICPLNQARPHCKLVALDGHLYAIGGECLYTVERYDPRQDRWTFTAPLPHDTFAVAHTATVCDGEIYVTGGTLRYVLLRYTARSDSWRVSPASGGKNRTAEMVSTNGFIYRFDLHRGTGIGVYRCSAKAKLWYECATYTMANPGGFQCAVVGSLVHCVGRHFHIRFLADHISPRFGTKELQPFPSPHGSLLPAVLMLPEGGMPQTQV